A DNA window from Providencia huaxiensis contains the following coding sequences:
- a CDS encoding amidohydrolase, translated as MNNQLADVIYFNGYIYTADDKNRVVDAVAVRDGYILATGTSDELHQYVGPETESIDLEGKMMMPGIIDGHMHPFWGGIQLFGCHLNYESLTIDQILARVQDHLDKDPRTGENDWLKVTAWLRQGMIPAGVDMYREDMDKLNTKRPVVLFSNDCHTLLANSRALELFGITKDTPEPPDGKIGKYENGELNGILEDAPAMRAADSIPSIRDDQAIEVAELVQKVLNQQGVTMVMDARVSEQQLEAFSQLQQRGDLTIRFQAAREITPDETPDVASVAAAVDKAVAFAKKWHQADWIPTPGIGLNNIKMFVDGVMQFPTMTASLLQPYRINQGTDDAPNWVETDNYGDLYFTAEILDELMEKIAAAGYDPHLHTVGEGAVSIVLDAIEKMRAAHPEKDIRPGLAHNELVHADDYARFARLKTIACLSFQWAAPTPELAAFEKKMLGDERFEQLEPIAKFVDAGAVVAFGSDWPIDDFDEWYDLKVAATRRGRDINGQKAPRLDNDRDLTVIEVLRSATIDSAYAQHREDVLGSLEAGKFADMIVLDRNVFEIPADDIENVKVLRTIIGGKTVHIA; from the coding sequence ATGAATAATCAATTAGCTGACGTTATTTATTTTAACGGTTATATATATACTGCGGATGATAAAAATCGCGTTGTCGATGCGGTTGCTGTTCGTGATGGTTACATTCTTGCCACAGGCACCTCTGATGAACTTCATCAGTATGTTGGCCCTGAAACAGAGAGTATCGATCTCGAAGGCAAAATGATGATGCCTGGCATCATTGATGGTCATATGCACCCTTTTTGGGGCGGTATTCAACTCTTCGGTTGTCATTTAAATTATGAATCGTTAACTATCGACCAAATTTTAGCGCGTGTACAAGATCACCTCGATAAAGACCCTCGTACAGGGGAAAATGATTGGCTCAAAGTCACAGCATGGCTACGCCAAGGTATGATCCCTGCGGGTGTTGATATGTACCGTGAAGATATGGACAAGCTCAATACAAAACGCCCTGTCGTATTATTTTCAAATGACTGCCATACATTGCTCGCAAATAGCCGTGCACTCGAATTATTTGGTATCACCAAAGATACGCCTGAGCCACCCGATGGTAAGATTGGTAAATACGAGAATGGCGAGTTGAACGGTATCCTTGAAGACGCGCCAGCTATGCGTGCTGCCGATAGCATTCCTTCAATTCGTGACGACCAAGCTATTGAAGTTGCTGAATTAGTACAGAAAGTACTTAATCAGCAAGGTGTGACTATGGTGATGGATGCCCGCGTTTCAGAACAACAGCTTGAAGCCTTTTCTCAATTACAGCAACGTGGCGACTTGACGATCCGCTTCCAAGCAGCTCGTGAAATTACCCCAGATGAAACACCTGATGTTGCCTCAGTAGCAGCAGCTGTGGATAAAGCCGTTGCATTTGCCAAAAAATGGCACCAAGCCGATTGGATACCAACCCCAGGTATTGGCTTAAATAATATTAAAATGTTTGTTGATGGTGTCATGCAATTTCCAACGATGACAGCGTCGTTATTGCAGCCATACCGCATCAATCAGGGCACGGATGACGCGCCAAATTGGGTAGAAACCGATAACTACGGTGATTTGTATTTCACGGCTGAGATTCTTGATGAATTAATGGAAAAAATTGCCGCAGCGGGCTATGACCCTCACTTGCATACTGTAGGTGAAGGCGCCGTTTCCATCGTTTTAGATGCGATAGAAAAAATGCGAGCTGCACACCCAGAAAAAGATATTCGCCCAGGACTCGCTCACAATGAATTAGTCCATGCCGATGACTATGCACGTTTTGCGCGTTTGAAAACCATCGCTTGCTTATCTTTCCAGTGGGCCGCTCCAACGCCAGAACTCGCCGCTTTTGAGAAAAAAATGCTCGGTGATGAACGTTTTGAGCAACTTGAACCCATCGCTAAATTTGTTGACGCGGGCGCGGTTGTTGCATTTGGTAGTGACTGGCCAATCGATGATTTCGACGAGTGGTATGACTTAAAAGTGGCAGCAACACGCCGTGGCCGTGATATTAATGGCCAAAAAGCACCGAGGCTGGATAATGACCGAGACTTAACGGTAATTGAAGTTTTGCGCTCTGCTACGATAGACTCCGCTTATGCACAACACCGTGAAGATGTACTTGGCTCATTAGAAGCTGGAAAATTTGCAGATATGATCGTGCTAGATCGTAATGTATTTGAGATCCCAGCTGATGATATTGAGAATGTAAAAGTATTACGCACAATTATTGGCGGAAAAACTGTACATATTGCTTAA
- the rarD gene encoding EamA family transporter RarD: protein MSQQNTTKGVLCALGAYFIWGVAPIYFKSIQEVPAEEILTHRIIWSFFFMILLLTVSRHWSYVRQVLKQPKKILVLGVTATTIACNWLIYIWSVNNGYMLQASLGYFINPLVNVLFGMLFLQERFRRMQWIAVGLALTGVLIQLWQFGSVPVIGLSLAVTFATYGLLRKKLGVDAQTGMTFETLWLLPVGIIFLLFFADSPTSDMAMNDWHLNALLIAAGVITTVPLLLFTEAANHLRLSTLGFFQYMGPSIMFLLAVFVYGEVMTSELLVTFGFIWVALILFTLDALYTQQKLRRK from the coding sequence ATGAGCCAGCAAAATACTACCAAAGGCGTGTTATGTGCCTTAGGCGCCTATTTTATTTGGGGTGTCGCACCTATTTATTTTAAAAGCATCCAAGAAGTGCCCGCAGAAGAAATTCTGACTCATCGTATTATTTGGTCATTTTTCTTTATGATTTTATTATTAACCGTTTCAAGGCATTGGAGCTATGTCCGCCAAGTACTGAAGCAACCAAAGAAAATATTAGTTCTTGGTGTGACTGCAACGACGATTGCTTGTAACTGGTTAATTTATATTTGGTCAGTTAATAATGGTTATATGCTACAAGCTAGCTTAGGCTACTTTATCAACCCACTAGTTAACGTACTGTTTGGAATGTTATTCTTACAAGAACGTTTTCGTCGTATGCAGTGGATTGCTGTTGGTCTTGCATTAACGGGTGTCTTGATCCAGCTATGGCAATTTGGCTCAGTACCTGTGATAGGGCTAAGTTTGGCTGTTACATTTGCCACCTACGGCTTATTACGCAAAAAATTAGGTGTCGATGCACAAACAGGAATGACATTCGAAACACTTTGGCTTCTTCCTGTCGGTATAATCTTCTTATTATTTTTTGCAGATAGTCCAACTAGCGATATGGCAATGAATGATTGGCATTTGAATGCCCTGCTAATTGCCGCAGGGGTAATTACTACGGTGCCACTGTTACTCTTTACAGAAGCCGCTAACCATTTAAGACTTTCAACTCTAGGCTTTTTCCAATATATGGGGCCAAGTATTATGTTCTTACTTGCCGTCTTTGTGTACGGTGAAGTCATGACATCTGAATTGTTAGTCACTTTTGGGTTTATCTGGGTTGCATTAATTTTATTTACATTAGATGCTTTATATACTCAGCAAAAACTGAGAAGAAAATAA
- a CDS encoding APC family permease — translation MQQNTVQMKRVLTVPALVFFGLAYMVPLGIFTTYGQVTVLSEGHLPIAYLITLAAVFFTAMSYCRMTSALPLSGSAYSYVQKTFGGTLGFLVGWAQLLDYLFLPIINYIAIGIFVHEAFPDIPMYVIICSTITIVSIMNILGIKLVSSMNMLIILMQFIFIAVFLYLSFKTSFVLDTDALLAPITVMSEQVSGLFAGAAVLCLAFLGFDAISTMAEETKDARSALPKAILYTVFIAGTLFVVISYGAHLVYPMWQDFIPNTDIASLAVMKQVGGAMMASSFITAYVIGVFASAMTSQASIVRIFYAMGREGVLPRSLFAYLHPKLNTPIYSIIFVALASLLSLVLSLSMVASMISFGALIAFTFVNLSVIKHFYIDRKAPLDNTKIITCLIMPSIGVILTLWLWTSLDSEAFKVGLWWLAAGAIYLALLTHGFTRRPPAISDDETEMIIN, via the coding sequence ATGCAACAGAATACCGTTCAAATGAAACGCGTACTGACCGTGCCTGCGTTAGTTTTTTTCGGGCTGGCTTATATGGTGCCACTCGGAATTTTCACCACCTATGGACAAGTGACTGTATTAAGTGAAGGCCATCTGCCTATCGCTTATTTAATTACATTAGCTGCTGTCTTTTTCACTGCCATGAGCTATTGCCGCATGACAAGCGCACTTCCGCTTTCAGGATCTGCTTATTCATATGTGCAAAAAACCTTTGGCGGCACACTCGGTTTTTTAGTGGGTTGGGCACAACTGCTAGATTACCTCTTTCTACCTATTATTAACTACATTGCGATTGGGATCTTTGTTCACGAAGCGTTCCCTGATATCCCAATGTATGTGATTATTTGCAGCACAATTACAATTGTTAGCATTATGAATATTTTGGGAATTAAATTAGTTTCCTCAATGAATATGCTAATCATTTTAATGCAATTTATCTTTATTGCCGTGTTCCTATACTTGAGTTTCAAAACTTCATTTGTATTGGATACTGATGCTTTATTAGCACCGATTACGGTCATGTCAGAACAAGTATCTGGGTTATTTGCAGGTGCTGCGGTACTCTGTTTAGCCTTCCTTGGATTTGATGCGATCTCCACCATGGCAGAAGAAACCAAAGATGCGCGTAGTGCGTTACCCAAAGCTATCTTATACACCGTGTTTATCGCAGGTACCCTGTTTGTCGTCATCTCCTATGGTGCGCATCTGGTTTACCCAATGTGGCAGGATTTTATTCCTAATACCGATATTGCTAGCCTTGCGGTAATGAAACAAGTGGGTGGTGCGATGATGGCATCTAGCTTTATCACCGCTTATGTTATTGGTGTATTTGCCTCAGCAATGACCTCACAAGCCAGTATTGTGCGTATTTTCTATGCGATGGGCCGTGAAGGCGTGTTACCACGTTCGCTGTTTGCCTATTTGCATCCAAAACTCAACACACCGATTTACTCGATTATTTTTGTTGCGCTAGCGTCATTACTTTCATTGGTGCTTTCACTCAGTATGGTCGCCTCAATGATCAGTTTCGGGGCCTTAATTGCGTTTACTTTTGTGAATTTATCGGTCATTAAACATTTTTATATTGACCGTAAAGCACCGCTGGATAATACAAAAATTATCACTTGCCTGATTATGCCTTCTATTGGTGTTATCCTAACATTATGGTTATGGACAAGCCTTGATAGCGAAGCCTTTAAAGTGGGTTTATGGTGGCTAGCCGCAGGTGCAATTTACTTGGCACTGCTGACCCATGGTTTTACTCGTCGTCCACCTGCAATCTCTGACGATGAAACTGAAATGATTATTAACTAA
- the prfH gene encoding peptide chain release factor H: MILLQFSSAQGPEECCIAVEKALACFLQEAKKYHVTYDVLESFPSKKGLRSALVCLEGAGAEPLASNWCGTIQWQCQSPIRPRHKRKNWFLSVTQFSPVQPIEESEIEFEFTKAQGAGGQHVNKTSSAVRAKHVATGITVKVQSERSQHANKKLAKQLIQWKLNEHQSQQLNDLDKQRHHSHYQIERGNAVITFLGNEFKRLM, encoded by the coding sequence ATGATCTTATTACAATTCTCCTCAGCTCAAGGGCCGGAAGAGTGCTGTATTGCTGTCGAAAAGGCTCTTGCCTGCTTTCTGCAAGAGGCTAAAAAATATCATGTCACTTATGATGTCTTAGAGTCTTTTCCATCTAAAAAAGGGCTGAGGTCTGCCCTAGTTTGCTTAGAGGGTGCAGGTGCTGAACCTTTAGCAAGCAATTGGTGTGGTACGATCCAGTGGCAATGCCAAAGCCCTATTCGGCCACGGCATAAACGAAAAAACTGGTTCTTAAGTGTAACTCAATTTTCCCCTGTTCAACCTATCGAAGAAAGTGAAATTGAATTTGAGTTTACCAAAGCGCAAGGGGCTGGGGGGCAGCATGTTAATAAAACGTCCTCTGCGGTTAGAGCGAAGCATGTAGCCACGGGGATCACTGTCAAAGTGCAATCTGAGCGTAGCCAACACGCTAACAAAAAGCTCGCAAAACAATTAATACAATGGAAACTGAATGAGCACCAGTCACAACAACTTAATGATCTGGATAAACAACGCCATCATTCTCATTATCAAATAGAAAGAGGAAACGCAGTAATTACTTTTTTAGGAAATGAATTCAAGCGATTGATGTAA
- the pldA gene encoding phospholipase A, translating into MRALPILLSAVLSFWSASLFAAENTDIQPVDDVKNTLPIRGSIISGLLQHHDNPFVLYPYESNYIIYTYTSSMNKNAISSYNWGDDALKDEVKFQLSLAFPLWAGIAGDDSILAVSYTQRSWWQLSNKKESSPFRETNYEPQVFVGWLTDYQFAGWTLREFETGFNHESNGRSEPTSRSWNRVYVRAMAQNGNWQVDLKPWYRIHESEGRDDNSDITKYMGYYRLKVGYALGDSVFTTTGRYNWNTGYGGAELGWSYPISKHVRFYTQLFSGYGESMIDYNYRQTRFGIGVMLNDML; encoded by the coding sequence ATGCGCGCTTTACCGATTTTGTTAAGTGCAGTGCTCAGCTTTTGGTCTGCTTCACTGTTTGCAGCCGAAAATACAGATATTCAGCCTGTTGACGATGTAAAAAATACCCTACCAATTCGTGGTAGCATCATTTCAGGGTTACTACAGCACCACGATAACCCATTTGTATTGTACCCGTATGAATCGAATTACATCATTTATACCTATACTTCATCGATGAATAAAAATGCGATTTCTAGCTACAATTGGGGTGATGATGCGTTAAAGGATGAAGTTAAATTTCAATTAAGTTTAGCTTTTCCTTTATGGGCGGGTATTGCTGGTGATGACTCTATTTTAGCCGTTTCTTATACTCAACGTTCTTGGTGGCAGTTAAGTAATAAAAAAGAGTCTTCACCATTTAGAGAAACCAACTATGAGCCTCAAGTGTTTGTTGGCTGGCTAACCGATTACCAATTTGCGGGTTGGACGTTACGTGAGTTTGAAACGGGCTTTAACCACGAGTCAAATGGGCGTTCAGAACCAACCTCTCGCAGCTGGAACCGAGTATATGTGAGAGCGATGGCGCAAAATGGTAACTGGCAAGTTGACCTTAAACCTTGGTACCGCATTCATGAAAGTGAAGGGCGAGATGATAATTCCGATATTACCAAATATATGGGCTACTATCGCTTAAAAGTAGGGTATGCATTGGGAGACAGCGTATTTACTACAACTGGGCGTTATAACTGGAATACGGGTTATGGTGGCGCCGAGTTGGGGTGGAGCTATCCAATTAGTAAACATGTGCGTTTTTATACCCAGTTGTTTAGCGGATATGGCGAGTCGATGATAGACTACAATTATCGCCAAACACGTTTTGGTATCGGTGTTATGCTAAACGATATGTTGTAA
- a CDS encoding thioesterase family protein, translating to MNDRTYTLEEASELMSHAFIYKMPFNQLLGIKLMSLNDDFVQLSIENRQQLIGNFTQNILHGGVIASILDVAGGMVCINRILQRINPLTHTEIVDKMSRMGTIDLRVDYLRPGRGQLFTASASLLRDGNKIAVTRCELHNENNQHIATATATYLVG from the coding sequence ATGAATGACCGTACTTATACTTTAGAAGAAGCCAGTGAGTTAATGAGCCATGCTTTTATTTATAAAATGCCATTTAACCAGCTACTTGGTATTAAATTAATGAGTCTAAATGATGATTTTGTTCAGCTTAGCATTGAGAATCGTCAGCAATTAATTGGTAATTTCACTCAAAACATCCTACATGGCGGTGTGATCGCTTCGATTTTAGATGTTGCAGGGGGCATGGTGTGCATTAACCGTATTTTGCAGCGAATTAACCCATTAACCCATACTGAGATTGTCGACAAAATGTCCCGTATGGGGACAATTGACCTACGAGTTGATTATTTACGCCCCGGTCGAGGCCAACTTTTTACCGCCAGTGCCAGCTTATTAAGAGACGGTAATAAAATAGCCGTTACCCGCTGTGAGCTTCATAATGAAAATAATCAACATATTGCGACAGCAACGGCAACTTATCTAGTTGGGTAG
- a CDS encoding RNA ligase RtcB family protein, with the protein MGNTLHTVDQQVSYIATGSTWIESKAIQQLQTTASLPDMVSVVGMPDLHPGRGYPIGAAFFSTKRFYPALVGNDIGCGMALFQTDLKKSKVNLDKLEKQLSEMPDHAPLSWLEEHVPNNMQSHDFMSSLSSIGGGNHFAEFQSVDEILNTELFSMSGLDKQQLLLLVHSGSRGLGQSILRQHVESHSHNGLIDSTQDAKDYLEAHQNALNFAQLNRQMIGLRMLQQVKSKGKRILDLNHNLVEACKINGIDGWIHRKGATPSDRGLVVIPGSRGDYSYLVSPQPNEVCLNSLAHGAGRKWMRTECKGRLSHKYTPIQLSRTALGSRVICANKQLIYEEAPQSYKSIDTVIESMVNIGVIQVVARLRPIITYKTSGEC; encoded by the coding sequence ATGGGCAATACCTTACATACTGTGGATCAGCAAGTTAGCTATATCGCCACAGGATCTACATGGATTGAAAGTAAAGCAATCCAACAATTACAAACAACTGCAAGCTTACCTGATATGGTATCTGTTGTCGGCATGCCTGATCTTCATCCAGGTCGAGGATACCCGATTGGCGCGGCATTTTTCTCTACCAAGCGCTTTTATCCCGCGTTAGTTGGCAATGACATCGGCTGCGGAATGGCGCTGTTCCAAACTGATCTTAAAAAATCGAAAGTTAACCTCGATAAGCTCGAAAAACAACTTTCTGAGATGCCAGATCATGCGCCTTTATCATGGCTTGAAGAGCATGTTCCAAATAACATGCAATCACATGATTTTATGTCATCATTAAGTTCTATTGGCGGTGGAAATCATTTTGCTGAATTTCAATCTGTTGACGAAATATTAAATACAGAATTATTCAGTATGAGTGGCTTAGATAAACAACAATTACTGTTATTAGTTCACAGTGGCTCTCGTGGTTTAGGCCAATCAATCCTTCGCCAGCATGTAGAAAGTCATAGCCATAATGGGCTTATAGACAGTACTCAAGATGCAAAAGATTATCTGGAAGCACATCAGAATGCCTTGAATTTTGCCCAGCTAAATCGTCAGATGATCGGTTTACGTATGCTGCAGCAAGTTAAATCTAAGGGTAAACGCATACTCGACCTCAATCATAACCTAGTTGAAGCTTGTAAAATTAATGGTATTGATGGATGGATACACCGAAAAGGCGCCACACCATCAGATCGCGGGCTAGTCGTTATCCCAGGTTCTCGAGGTGATTACAGTTATCTGGTTTCCCCACAGCCGAATGAAGTTTGTCTGAATTCTCTTGCTCACGGCGCTGGGCGTAAATGGATGCGAACTGAGTGTAAAGGGCGTTTATCGCATAAATATACACCAATTCAATTATCAAGAACGGCTCTAGGTAGTCGTGTTATCTGTGCAAACAAACAATTGATTTACGAAGAAGCACCACAATCTTATAAATCTATTGATACTGTCATTGAAAGTATGGTGAATATTGGTGTCATTCAAGTGGTTGCACGCCTTAGACCCATCATCACATACAAAACCAGTGGAGAATGTTAA
- the recQ gene encoding ATP-dependent DNA helicase RecQ: MSTACVINQLSLAENVLNSTFGYQSFRPGQDAVIGAILDNRDCLVLMPTGGGKSLCYQVPALVKEGVTLVVSPLISLMKDQVDQLRLHGVNAACLNSSQTSQEQRQIMEMCSQGEIKLLYVAPERLLTDYFLSQLAGWNITLLAVDEAHCISQWGHDFRPEYRALGQLRQSLPNVPVMALTATADETTRADIIRLLELHEPLVHVSSFDRPNIRYTLVEKYKPLDQLWFFIKGQKGKAGIVYCNSRNKVEETTERLQKRGLSVAAYHAGLDAAQREWVQDAFLKDNLQVVVATVAFGMGINKSNVRFVAHFDIPRNIEAYYQETGRAGRDGVEAEAILFYDPADMAWLRRCLEEKPAGMQQDIERHKLNAIAAFAEAQTCRRLVLLNYFGENRQQPCGNCDICLDPPKQYDGLVDAQKALSCIYRVGQRFGIGYIVEVLRGANNQRIRELGHDKLPVYGIGKEQTNEHWVSVIRQLIHLGMITQNITHFSALQLTEAARPILRGEATLKLAVPRVLVVKSRNQQNKIYHGNYDKKLFAKLRKLRKSIADEENIPPFVVFNDATLIEMAEHTPTSPAELLLINGVGERKLERFGVAFMALIQDHLEGYE; encoded by the coding sequence GTGTCCACTGCTTGCGTCATTAACCAACTTTCATTGGCTGAAAATGTGCTCAATAGTACATTTGGTTATCAGTCATTTCGCCCTGGGCAAGATGCCGTCATTGGGGCTATCCTGGATAACCGTGATTGCTTAGTGTTAATGCCAACTGGGGGCGGGAAATCCCTTTGCTATCAAGTTCCTGCTTTAGTTAAAGAGGGCGTCACACTGGTCGTTTCGCCATTAATATCATTAATGAAAGACCAAGTTGACCAATTGCGGTTACATGGGGTTAATGCTGCGTGTTTAAATTCATCGCAAACGTCACAAGAGCAGCGCCAAATCATGGAAATGTGCAGCCAAGGGGAAATAAAACTACTGTATGTTGCCCCTGAAAGGTTGTTAACTGACTATTTTCTAAGCCAATTAGCAGGATGGAATATCACCTTGCTAGCGGTGGATGAAGCCCACTGTATTTCCCAATGGGGACATGATTTTCGCCCTGAATATCGCGCACTAGGCCAATTACGGCAATCATTGCCCAATGTACCCGTGATGGCGCTAACCGCGACTGCGGATGAAACCACTCGTGCAGATATTATTCGTTTATTAGAGCTACATGAGCCACTCGTCCATGTGAGTAGCTTTGATAGGCCAAATATTCGTTATACCTTAGTCGAAAAATATAAGCCGTTAGACCAACTTTGGTTTTTTATTAAAGGCCAAAAAGGTAAAGCGGGTATTGTTTATTGTAATAGTCGCAATAAGGTTGAAGAAACGACAGAGCGCTTGCAAAAACGCGGCTTAAGTGTCGCAGCTTACCATGCAGGGTTAGACGCTGCACAACGTGAATGGGTACAAGACGCATTTCTAAAAGATAACTTACAAGTTGTTGTGGCGACAGTCGCTTTTGGAATGGGAATTAACAAATCAAACGTTCGCTTTGTCGCTCATTTCGATATTCCGCGTAATATCGAAGCGTATTATCAAGAAACAGGGCGAGCAGGGCGCGACGGTGTTGAAGCCGAAGCCATTTTATTTTATGACCCAGCAGATATGGCATGGTTACGTCGTTGTCTTGAAGAAAAACCAGCGGGTATGCAGCAAGATATTGAACGACATAAGCTGAATGCTATCGCGGCTTTTGCAGAAGCGCAAACCTGCCGTCGTTTGGTGCTACTTAATTATTTTGGTGAAAATCGCCAGCAACCTTGTGGTAACTGTGATATTTGCTTAGATCCACCAAAACAGTACGATGGGTTAGTGGATGCGCAAAAAGCGCTGTCTTGCATTTATCGTGTTGGTCAGCGCTTTGGTATCGGCTATATTGTAGAGGTATTGCGTGGTGCGAATAATCAGCGTATCCGCGAATTAGGTCATGATAAATTACCTGTTTACGGTATTGGTAAAGAGCAAACGAATGAGCACTGGGTCAGCGTGATCCGTCAACTGATCCATTTGGGAATGATCACCCAGAATATTACGCATTTTTCAGCGCTTCAATTAACTGAGGCTGCAAGGCCTATTTTACGGGGTGAGGCGACACTGAAACTCGCCGTTCCGCGTGTTTTAGTGGTAAAAAGCCGTAATCAACAAAACAAAATCTATCATGGCAATTATGATAAAAAGCTCTTTGCGAAACTGCGTAAACTGCGTAAATCCATTGCAGATGAAGAAAATATTCCGCCATTTGTGGTGTTTAATGATGCAACATTGATTGAAATGGCTGAGCATACTCCGACTTCACCAGCTGAATTATTGTTAATTAATGGTGTTGGCGAACGCAAACTCGAACGTTTTGGGGTGGCATTTATGGCACTTATCCAAGACCATCTTGAAGGTTATGAATGA
- a CDS encoding 2OG-Fe(II) oxygenase, translating into MSINKLIDSLSSQGWYVWNDFLTLSDIKTIKQCIPNTLQDARIGHRDSLQGNKAVRADQTIWLEPEMGAPITHYLDKMEQIRQELNCQLYLGLRDFETHFCRYPNGGFYKKHLDNPRGQGRRKVTTVLYMNETWQTGDGGELVVYDKENNQLFELEPRAGRMIFFMSEEFPHEVLPTQQKRESIAGWFLTEKIL; encoded by the coding sequence ATGTCTATCAATAAACTCATTGATTCACTTTCCTCACAAGGTTGGTATGTGTGGAACGATTTTCTGACCTTGTCAGATATTAAAACGATAAAACAATGCATACCAAACACATTGCAAGATGCACGTATTGGGCATAGAGATTCATTACAAGGTAATAAAGCTGTTCGCGCTGATCAAACTATTTGGTTAGAGCCTGAAATGGGGGCGCCTATCACCCATTATCTCGATAAAATGGAACAGATAAGGCAAGAGTTGAACTGCCAGCTTTATCTAGGGCTACGTGATTTTGAAACGCATTTCTGCCGTTATCCTAATGGTGGATTTTATAAAAAGCATCTTGATAACCCAAGAGGACAAGGGCGTCGTAAGGTGACTACTGTTTTATATATGAATGAAACATGGCAAACAGGAGATGGCGGTGAACTTGTTGTCTACGACAAAGAAAACAATCAACTGTTTGAACTAGAACCTCGGGCTGGCCGAATGATTTTTTTCATGTCTGAAGAATTTCCACATGAAGTGTTACCGACTCAACAAAAACGAGAAAGCATTGCTGGTTGGTTTTTAACAGAAAAAATACTCTAA